The following coding sequences lie in one Spinacia oleracea cultivar Varoflay chromosome 1, BTI_SOV_V1, whole genome shotgun sequence genomic window:
- the LOC110782933 gene encoding probable xyloglucan endotransglucosylase/hydrolase protein 33: protein MTLSKTHTKMAYLHTNFLYLQPIILYTFILLTSNHGNFLTIVTAQGVPPSSTRLTSLFPHLSFDRDYSQIFGDSNAQIYANGSNAKISLDKKTGAGFASKNHYNYGFFSAAIKLPSGFTSGVVVAFYMSNSDVFPHNHDEIDFELLGHQKSRNWILQTNMYGNGSVKTGREEKFRLWFDPTTEFHEYTIIWNSHHIVFLVDNIPVREVQNTPAISSSYPSKPMAVYATIWDASPWATHGGKYPVNYKYAPFTASLGQMEMAGCAYDPKDLSGKSCSKSSSPSSLDPVDGQDFVKLSNQQIQGLQWARSKQMIYSYCKDKHRYNVLPPECTTK from the exons ATGACTCTttcaaaaacacacacaaaaatggCATACTTACATACCAATTTCCTCTATTTACAACCCATAATTTTGTACACATTCATACTCCTAACTTCAAACCATGGCAATTTTCTCACCATAGTCACTGCTCAGGGTGTGCCGCCGAGCTCGACTCGATTGACTAGCCTCTTCCCTCACCTTTCCTTCGACCGGGACTACTCACAAATATTTGGAGACTCTAATGCCCAAATTTATGCCAATGGTTCTAATGCTAAGATCTCCCTAGACAAAAAAACTG GTGCAGGTTTTGCTTCAAAGAATCACTACAATTATGGTTTCTTTAGTGCAGCTATCAAACTTCCCTCTGGTTTCACCTCTGGTGTTGTTGTTGCCTTCTAT ATGTCGAATTCGGATGTTTTCCCACACAACCATGATGAGATTGACTTCGAGTTACTTGGACATCAGAAAAGCAGGAATTGGATTCTGCAAACAAACATGTACGGAAATGGAAGTGTAAAAACAGGGAGAGAAGAGAAGTTTCGGCTATGGTTCGACCCGACTACAGAGTTTCATGAATATACCATCATTTGGAATAGTCATCATATTGT GTTTCTAGTGGACAATATCCCAGTGAGGGAAGTGCAAAACACACCAGCAATTTCCTCATCCTATCCATCAAAACCTATGGCTGTTTATGCCACAATATGGGATGCATCCCCGTGGGCGACCCACGGGGGAAAATACCCGGTTAACTATAAGTACGCCCCGTTTACCGCTTCCTTAGGGCAAATGGAGATGGCCGGTTGCGCATACGACCCGAAGGATCTTTCGGGTAAATCGTGTTCGAAGAGTAGTAGTCCATCAAGTTTGGACCCAGTTGATGGCCAAGATTTTGTTAAGTTATCAAATCAACAAATTCAGGGACTTCAATGGGCAAGAAGCAAACAAATGATTTACTCTTATTGTAAAGATAAACATAGGTACAATGTTTTACCACCAGAATGCACCACAAAATAA
- the LOC110782934 gene encoding U-box domain-containing protein 19-like, which produces MLYNSDELTRRTLCFPAVKPCESVSQTTLVNSLLSLSKRISNFKPPNFVFTSNKRNAKNALRLIQLLNLFLQGVSEVGAWGSYKVGKSVISPLLDLHVALQKLNFLMQDCTRQDARVWMLMKSNSVGRHFRAIFEEVGASLNDLPLDVVGACDDEVRELGLFLIRKVNEAHFEAQREDVWASNLVKSALYRFESRVIPDPSELRWVMDYLSIKKWVDCNNQVKFLEEEVGFGSGPAARLLGLMVYCRCVLFDHIDGDVRRVESKKCYYNIGCLNPDDITCPISLEIMVDPVTISTGQTYERVNIVKWFKEGNPVCPKTGQMVQNLDLVPNLALREIIKQYCFENGVTYPIPKNKGEHKMSNTNGAAVILAAEEATKMVADFLSLKLAMGTMIEKSKAAYEIKLLTKRSVFNRACFMESGAISYLLNLLLSKDSTTQENSMAALLNLSKHPEIKPVIVNNGGLTLVVRVLKNGIKMAARQHAAATLFYLSSVEEHRGLIGNNPDAIPSLVELIRDGDDQGKKNALVSIFSLLILPNNHYKVLEAKLVPLLVTLLETSSTREDLVVDFLAVLTSLAETPNGAREIRHVKAVDVVVRILCSPYSESCRLGREHCVSFLLTLCTNCGREVVEVLVTNTSLMGALYSLLADGTTRASKKTSSLIGILHEFSDRSSSRSIPRALPHENFIHVW; this is translated from the coding sequence ATGTTATATAACTCCGATGAGTTGACTCGCCGGACATTGTGTTTTCCGGCAGTAAAGCCTTGTGAATCAGTTTCCCAAACTACCCTCGTCAACTCTTTACTTTCTCTGTCCAAAAGAATCTCCAACTTTAAGCCTCCTAACTTTGTTTTCACCTCTAACAAGAGAAATGCCAAGAATGCACTTCGCCTAATCCAACTTCTTAATCTTTTCTTACAAGGGGTAAGTGAGGTTGGCGCGTGGGGGTCTTATAAGGTGGGTAAATCAGTTATTTCACCTTTGTTAGACCTCCACGTGGCGCTTCAGAAGCTAAACTTTCTAATGCAAGACTGCACGCGCCAGGACGCGCGTGTGTGGATGCTCATGAAGTCGAACTCGGTGGGTCGTCACTTTCGGGCTATTTTCGAAGAAGTAGGTGCTTCTTTGAATGATCTCCCCTTGGATGTTGTTGGTGCTTGTGATGACGAAGTGAGGGAGTTGGGGTTGTTTTTAATCCGGAAAGTTAACGAGGCCCACTTTGAGGCCCAAAGGGAGGATGTTTGGGCTTCAAATCTGGTTAAATCGGCTTTGTACCGGTTTGAGAGTCGGGTCATACCCGACCCGAGTGAGCTCAGGTGGGTCATGGACTACTTGAGTATCAAGAAGTGGGTGGACTGTAACAATCAAGTCAAGTTCCTCGAGGAGGAAGTCGGGTTTGGTTCAGGGCCGGCTGCTAGGTTGTTAGGTCTTATGGTGTATTGCCGTTGTGTGCTATTTGATCACATTGATGGTGATGTTAGAAGAGTTGAGAGCAAGAAATGTTACTACAATATCGGTTGTTTGAACCCGGATGATATCACATGCCCGATTTCACTAGAGATCATGGTGGATCCGGTTACAATCTCAACGGGTCAAACATATGAAAGGGTCAACATTGTAAAGTGGTTCAAAGAGGGCAacccggtttgtccaaaaacgGGTCAAATGGTCCAAAACTTAGATTTGGTTCCTAACTTAGCTCTCAGGGAGATCATCAAGCAATATtgttttgagaatggggttacCTATCCCATTCCCAAAAACAAGGGAGAACACAAAATGAGTAACACTAACGGCGCGGCGGTGATATTAGCCGCCGAAGAAGCTACAAAAATGGTGGCTGATTTTTTGTCACTTAAGCTAGCAATGGGAACAATGATAGAGAAAAGTAAAGCAGCCTATGAAATTAAGCTACTTACTAAAAGGAGTGTATTCAACAGGGCATGTTTCATGGAATCCGGGGCAATCTCATACTTATTGAATCTTCTTTTATCCAAAGATTCAACTACCCAAGAGAATTCCATGGCCGCGTTGTTGAATCTCTCAAAACACCCCGAAATCAAGCCCGTCATTGTTAACAATGGAGGGTTGACTTTGGTTGTTAGAGTGCTTAAAAACGGGATCAAGATGGCGGCAAGACAACATGCTGCCGCCACCTTGTTTTATCTATCCTCGGTGGAAGAACACCGAGGATTGATTGGAAACAACCCGGATGCAATCCCTTCGTTAGTGGAATTGATCCGGGATGGGGATGATCAAGGGAAGAAAAATGCCCTAGTCTCCATCTTTAGTCTCCTAATTCTCCCAAATAACCATTATAAGGTGTTAGAGGCTAAACTTGTCCCTCTTCTTGTAACCCTCTTAGAAACTTCTTCAACTAGGGAAGATCTTGTTGTTGATTTCTTGGCAGTGCTCACATCTTTAGCTGAAACTCCCAATGGGGCTAGGGAAATTCGGCATGTTAAGGCCGTAGATGTTGTCGTAAGGATCTTATGCTCGCCTTATTCCGAGTCTTGTAGGCTCGGAAGGGAGCATTGTGTGTCGTTCTTGCTTACATTGTGTACAAATTGTGGGAGAGAAGTGGTCGAGGTTTTAGTAACGAACACTTCTCTAATGGGAGCTTTATACTCCCTTCTCGCCGATGGAACTACAAGGGCTAGCAAGAAAACTAGCTCGCTCATCGGTATTTTACACGAGTTCTCGGATAGAAGCTCAAGTCGCTCCATCCCTCGTGCTTTACCACACGAAAATTTTATTCATGTGTGGTAA
- the LOC110782936 gene encoding equilibrative nucleotide transporter 1, which produces MEAKEDASISLLHQTTNIPNDSFNLAYIIYFILGTGFLLPWNAFITAVDYFNYLYPDRSVNRIFAVVFQSVSLICLLLIVFVFRKFHAYVRINIGLGLYLVALLVVPLMDWFYIKGRSGVYEGFYVTVVVVGLSGVANALVQGGVIGSAAELPERYMQAVVSGTSASGVLVSLMRIFTKAVYPQDIHGLRNSAILYFSVAILFMFICFALYNVVSRLPVVKHHNKLRNEHSLNQEEVSSYSSIWNIIQTIKWYGLGVTLIYIVTLSIFPGSVTEDVHSTVLKDWYAILLITCYDVFDLIGKSLTAVYLLDNTNIALGACFARLLFYPLYLGCLHGPQFLRTEIPVTSLTSLLGLTTGYFASVLMILAPKMVQIQHSETAGILIVVFLILGLAIGSVLSWFWIL; this is translated from the exons ATGGAAGCCAAAGAAGATGCCTCAATATCTCTCCTTCATCAAACCACAAACATCCCAAATGACTCCTTCAACTTAGCATACATAATATACTTCATACTAGGAACAGGTTTCCTTCTCCCTTGGAATGCCTTCATCACGGCTGTAGACTACTTCAACTACCTCTACCCTGATCGTAGCGTTAATCGAATATTTGCAGTTGTTTTCCAGTCTGTATCACTTATCTGTCTACTCCTCATCGTCTTCGTTTTCCGCAAGTTCCATGCCTATGTTCGTATCAACATCGGTTTAGGGCTCTATTTGGTTGCCCTCCTTGTAGTGCCTCTCATGGATTGGTTCTACATTAAGGGACGAAGTGGGGTCTATGAAGGGTTTTATGTGACTGTTGTGGTTGTGGGTCTTTCCGGCGTAGCGAATGCGCTTGTCCAAGGCGGGGTTATTGGGTCTGCTGCTGAGTTGCCGGAGCGATACATGCAGGCTGTTGTTTCTGGCACTTCTGCCTCAG GTGTCCTTGTTTCGTTGATGAGGATCTTTACCAAAGCAGTATACCCACAAGACATCCATGGCTTAAGAAACAGCGCCATCCTTTACTTCAGCGTTGCAATTTTATTCATGTTCATTTGTTTTGCCTTATACAACGTGGTAAGTCGACTTCCTGTTGTCAAACACCACAACAAGCTTCGAAACGAGCATAGCCTCAACCAGGAAGAAGTTTCCTCATATTCCTCAATTTGGAACATCATACAAACAATCAAATGGTACGGTCTTGGGGTCACCCTCATCTACATTGTCACTCTATCGATTTTCCCAGGTTCCGTTACTGAAGATGTACATTCCACAGTTCTTAAGGATTGGTATGCGATTCTGTTAATCACTTGTTACGATGTGTTTGATTTAATTGGCAAGTCTTTGACTGCTGTCTATTTACTAGACAACACCAATATTGCCTTGGGTGCTTGTTTCGCCAGATTGTTGTTTTATCCACTGTACTTGGGATGTTTACATGGTCCTCAGTTTCTCCGAACTGAGATTCCTGTTACGAGTTTGACATCGTTGTTGGGGCTTACAACTGGTTACTTTGCGAGCGTGCTCATGATCTTGGCTCCGAAAATGGTACAGATTCAGCATTCAGAAACAGCTGGGATTTTGATTGTGGTGTTCTTGATTCTTGGCTTGGCTATCGGTTCTGTTTTGTCTTGGTTTTGGATTCTTTGA
- the LOC110782935 gene encoding equilibrative nucleotide transporter 1 → MEAKEDASVSLHHTDSNDVVTKEINIPNDSYNLAYTIYFILGTGFLLPWNVFITAVDYFNYLYPDRSVDRIFAVVYQSVSLLCLLLIIFGFRKFRAYVRINVGFGLYLVALVVVPLMDLFYNKGRSGLHDGFYVTVGVVGLSGVANVLVQGGVIGSVAELPRRYMQAVVSGTSASGVLVSFMRIFTKAVFPQDIHGLRNSAILYFIVAILFMTLCFCLYNVVRQLPVVKHHNKLRNEQKLNQEEFSSYTSIWNVIQTIKWYGFGITLIYIVTLSIFPGSVTEDVHSAVLKDWYAILLITCYNVFDLIGKSLTAVYLLDNTNIALGACFARFLFYPLYLGCLHGPQIFRTEIPVASLTSLLGITTGYFASVLMILAPKTVQLQCSETAGILMVLFLTLGLVIGSSLSWFWVL, encoded by the exons ATGGAAGCCAAAGAAGATGCCTCAGTCTCTCTCCATCATACAGACAGCAACGATGTAGTAACCAAAGAAATAAACATCCCAAATGACTCCTACAACTTGGCATACACAATATACTTCATATTAGGAACAGGTTTCCTACTCCCTTGGAACGTCTTCATCACAGCCGTAGACTACTTCAACTACCTCTACCCTGATCGCAGTGTTGATCGAATCTTTGCCGTTGTTTACCAGTCTGTGTCTCTTCTCTGTCTCCTTCTAATCATCTTCGGCTTCCGCAAGTTCCGTGCCTATGTTCGTATTAACGTTGGCTTTGGCCTCTACTTGGTGGCCCTCGTTGTGGTGCCTCTCATGGATTTGTTCTACAATAAGGGACGAAGTGGGCTCCACGATGGGTTTTATGTGACTGTTGGGGTTGTTGGCCTCTCCGGCGTAGCGAATGTGCTTGTCCAAGGTGGGGTTATTGGGTCTGTTGCTGAGTTGCCGAGGCGATACATGCAGGCTGTTGTTTCTGGGACTTCTGCATCAG GTGTCCTTGTTTCGTTCATGAGAATATTTACCAAAGCAGTATTTCCACAAGACATCCATGGATTAAGAAACAGCGCCATTCTTTACTTCATCGTCGCAATTTTATTCATGACCCTTTGTTTTTGCTTATACAATGTGGTAAGGCAACTTCCTGTTGTAAAACACCACAACAAGCTTCGAAATGAGCAGAAGCTCAACCAGGAAGAATTTTCTTCATATACCTCAATTTGGAATGTCATACAGACAATCAAGTGGTATGGTTTTGGGATCACCCTCATATATATTGTCACTCTATCGATTTTTCCAGGCTCGGTTACTGAAGATGTACATTCTGCAGTTCTTAAGGATTGGTACGCGATTCTGTTAATCACTTGTTATAATGTGTTCGATTTAATTGGCAAGTCTTTGACTGCTGTCTATCTACTAGACAACACCAACATTGCCCTGGGTGCATGTTTTGCGAGATTCTTGTTTTATCCCCTGTACTTGGGTTGCTTACACGGTCCTCAAATTTTCCGAACTGAGATTCCTGTGGCGAGCTTGACATCATTGTTGGGGATTACCACTGGTTACTTTGCGAGTGTACTCATGATTTTGGCTCCAAAAACGGTACAACTTCAATGTTCAGAAACAGCTGGGATTTTGATGGTGTTGTTCTTGACTCTTGGTTTGGTTATTGGTTCAAGTTTATCTTGGTTTTGGGTTCTTTGA
- the LOC110781157 gene encoding equilibrative nucleotide transporter 1 — protein sequence MGVAVNSAADDAAVSLLNRHTPGGEAPKSIPKDSFHFAYIIYFTLGAGFLLPWNAFITAVDYFGYLYPDESVDRIFAVAYMLTGLFSLLVIIFSRRKSDAIVRINTGLGLFVVALLVVPLMDLFYIKGQSGLYDGFYVTVGALGLSGLADALVQGGLIGSAGELPARYMQAVVAGTAASGVLVSFLRIFTKAVYPQDIDGLRNSAILYFIFGIVLMIICVVFYNVAHRLPVIKYYNELILQAVKEANEANEEKGSLSGPVWEIMGRIKWHGIGIVVIYIVTLSIFPGFITEDVHSAPLGDWYPILLIAGYNVFDLVGKCLTSIYLLENENVAIGACFARLLFYPLFLGCLHGPQFFRTEIPVTVLTCLLGLTNGYLTSVLMILAPKTVQLQHSETAGILVVLFLVVGLATGSIVSWFWVI from the exons ATGGGAGTCGCCGTGAACTCCGCCGCCGACGACGCCGCAGTATCTCTCCTCAACCGCCACACTCCCGGCGGAGAAGCCCCAAAAAGCATCCCAAAAGATTCCTTTCACTTTGCTTACATAATATACTTCACACTAGGAGCTGGGTTCCTACTCCCATGGAATGCCTTCATCACAGCCGTTGATTACTTTGGCTACCTTTACCCTGATGAGAGCGTTGACCGCATCTTCGCCGTTGCTTACATGCTTACTggacttttctctctcctcgtgaTCATCTTCTCTCGTCGGAAATCCGATGCTATTGTGCGGATCAATACGGGCTTGGGCCTCTTCGTGGTGGCCCTACTTGTTGTACCTCTCATGGATTTGTTCTACATTAAGGGCCAAAGTGGACTTTATGATGGATTTTATGTTACTGTTGGAGCTTTGGGCCTATCGGGCCTAGCTGACGCGTTGGTTCAAGGTGGACTTATTGGGTCCGCCGGTGAGTTGCCGGCGAGGTATATGCAGGCTGTTGTTGCTGGCACTGCTGCTTCAG GGGTCCTGGTTTCTTTTCTTAGAATCTTTACAAAAGCAGTATATCCCCAAGATATTGATGGTTTGAGGAACAGTGCAATCTTATATTTTATCTTCGGGATTGTACTTATGATTATATGTGTCGTCTTTTACAATGTGGCACATCGACTTCCTGTGATCAAGTACTACAATGAGCTCATATTACAGgctgtaaaagaggcaaatgaGGCGAATGAGGAGAAGGGTTCTTTATCTGGCCCCGTTTGGGAAATAATGGGAAGAATAAAGTGGCATGGGATTGGCATTGTGGTCATATATATTGTGACTCTATCCATATTTCCAGGTTTCATTACGGAAGACGTCCACTCAGCACCACTTGGGGATTGGTACCCAATTCTCCTCATCGCTGGCTACAATGTTTTTGATTTAGTGGGCAAGTGTTTGACTTCCATTTATCTCCTTGAAAATGAAAATGTTGCCATTGGTGCATGTTTTGCTCGGTTGCTGTTTTATCCTCTCTTTTTGGGATGCTTGCATGGTCCTCAATTTTTCAGAACTGAGATTCCTGTGACAGTGCTGACTTGTCTGTTGGGGCTGACAAATGGCTATCTTACTAGTGTTTTAATGATCTTGGCTCCCAAAACTGTCCAACTTCAACACTCAGAAACAGCAGGGATTTTGGTTGTGCTGTTCTTAGTAGTTGGCTTGGCTACTGGTTCTATCGTGTCTTGGTTTTGGGTCATCTAA